The sequence TGAGTCTAAGCTCATCCACTCCGGCTACACGCCCGGAAACACCGAGCCACGGCAGTTGCCAATCGTGCAGTCCACTACCTACACCTTCGATTCTTCCGACGACATCACCGCGGTGTTCGACGAGCCGACTCACGCCCTGATCTATTCGCGCTTCGCCAATCCCACCGTGATGGCCGTAGAGGAGAAGGTGGCGGACCTTGAGGGTGGCGCGGCCGCTATGGCGACCACCTCCGGTCAGGCTGCCACCGCGTTCGCGATCATGAACTTGTGCTCTAAAGGCGATAGCTTCGTGTCTTCTTCGGAAATCTATGGTGGAACCTCGAACCTGTTTACTACCACGCTGGCGAAATACGGCATCGAGGTTATCTATGTGGACCAGGACGCACCGGAGGAAGAGATTAGGGCAGCGTTCAAGCCGAACACTAAGGCGTTGTTCGGTGAGACTATCGCTAATCCGGCGATGAGCGTGCTTGACATTGAGAAATTTGCGCGAATCGCCCACGACCAGGGTGTTCCCCTGATCGTCGACTCTACCTTTGCCACCCCCGTCCTGTGTAAACCCATCGAACACGGTGCGGATGTAGTTATTCACTCAACTTCGAAGTACATGGACGGCCACGCGGTACAGATCGGCGGCATGATCGTGGACGCCGGGAAGTTTGACTACACTAACGGCAACTTTCCAGACTTTACAGAGCCCGATGAGTCTTATCACGGAGTTGTGTACACGAAGGACTATGCGGCGGCACCGTTTATTATTAAAGCGCGCATGCAGCTAATGCGCGATTTCGGTGCTTACCCGGCGGCACACTCGGCTTTCATGCTCAATTTGTCCTTGGAGTCGCTGGACGTTCGCGTGCGTCGCCACTGCGAGAATGCGTTGGCCGTGGCCAAGCACCTTGAATCGCGTACGGACGTGTTTAATGAGGTCCGCTACCCGGGTTTGAAGTCCTCTAAGTATTATGACTTGGCCCAGAAATATCTGCCGGGAGGGGCTTCGGGCGTGGTCACCGTTGACTTGAAGGGTGGCCGCGAGGCAGGAGTGAAGTTCATGGACGCGCTCACGATGGTCGCGCGCGAGGTCCACGTTGCTGATTCGCGTTCTTGTGTGCTGCACCCAGCGTCTACTACGCACCGCCAGGTGCCTGACGATCAGCTCGCATCCGTAGGAATTACCCCGGGTCTGGTGCGCCTTTCTATGGGCTTGGAGCATGTCGACGACATCATTGCCGACATCGATCAGGCTCTCAACGCGATCTAGCTCTGAGAATCAGTGGCTGAAATCGGTTACCGACACGAAGATATCTAGGTACGATATTGGGTATGCGCGTTTACTTAGGAGCAGACCACGCAGGGTTCGAGCGGAAAAATGAGATTGCTGAACACCTGAAAGCCAATGGACATGAGCCGATCGATTGCGGTGCTTTTGTTTATGATGCGGAGGACGATTACCCGGCATTCTGTATCGACGCCGCCGCTAAGACTGTTGCTGATGAAGGATCCCTGGGAATCGTGCTTGGTGGTTCCGGCAACGGTGAAAACATTGCAGCCAATAAGGTGAAGGGCGCGCGGTGCGCTCTGGCATGGTCGGAAGAAACGGCGCGCTTGGCTCGCGAACATAATAACGCCCAGCTGATTGCTATCGGTGGGCGTATGCACACCAAAGAAGAAACGCTCGCGATTGTGGATGCTTTCCTCAACCAGGAGTGGAGTAAGGCCGAGCGCCATCAGCGCCGCATTGACATCCTCGCCGAGTACGAGCGTACCGGTGAAGCCCCTGAGGTTCCCGGGGCGTAGGTACGCTTAACGACGAAACACCCTTCTTCACGAATTTGTGTAGGAGGGTGTTTCTGCGTGCTTATTGTATAAGGGGATGTCACGGCACTGATCGAAGAATTAGGGACATCGTTAAGTGAAGCATTGAGTAGTGCACGTAAAGTGCCACCGCTTGGTCGCCGCACCAAAAGCATTTATGCAGTTCAAAGGCGGTATATTTCGGTAATTAATGCCTTTGCCCCGCTTTACTTGCAGAATCAACGCTTTACGGTGTAAGTTATAGGCGTGACTCGGCTGTAGGGCTCCTCTGAGAGATATCCCAGCATTTCACAAGGAGCCCTCCTCGGCGCTGAAACGTTCGGTGTGTGAGCTGAGAGTAATTCGTCTGGCCTTGTCGCTATGCGGTTCTCCGAACCGTAAAAATGCAAATATCCGTCCTCTGGA comes from Corynebacterium cystitidis and encodes:
- a CDS encoding O-acetylhomoserine aminocarboxypropyltransferase/cysteine synthase family protein — encoded protein: MSENPLRTESKLIHSGYTPGNTEPRQLPIVQSTTYTFDSSDDITAVFDEPTHALIYSRFANPTVMAVEEKVADLEGGAAAMATTSGQAATAFAIMNLCSKGDSFVSSSEIYGGTSNLFTTTLAKYGIEVIYVDQDAPEEEIRAAFKPNTKALFGETIANPAMSVLDIEKFARIAHDQGVPLIVDSTFATPVLCKPIEHGADVVIHSTSKYMDGHAVQIGGMIVDAGKFDYTNGNFPDFTEPDESYHGVVYTKDYAAAPFIIKARMQLMRDFGAYPAAHSAFMLNLSLESLDVRVRRHCENALAVAKHLESRTDVFNEVRYPGLKSSKYYDLAQKYLPGGASGVVTVDLKGGREAGVKFMDALTMVAREVHVADSRSCVLHPASTTHRQVPDDQLASVGITPGLVRLSMGLEHVDDIIADIDQALNAI
- a CDS encoding ribose-5-phosphate isomerase, which translates into the protein MRVYLGADHAGFERKNEIAEHLKANGHEPIDCGAFVYDAEDDYPAFCIDAAAKTVADEGSLGIVLGGSGNGENIAANKVKGARCALAWSEETARLAREHNNAQLIAIGGRMHTKEETLAIVDAFLNQEWSKAERHQRRIDILAEYERTGEAPEVPGA